AGAGCCAATTCACATGAGTTGGCTCTTCCTTACCTTATAAAACTTCAACAGTTACACAAGCTAGATTTTACTTTTGTAACCCATTAATAATGGTATCTATATTCCATTTCATCATTTTTAAATACGTATCTCCATCCTCACCTGATTTACCTAGTGAATCTGTAAAAATTGTACCTGCAATTGGCACGTTTGTTTCTTTTGAAACAGTTTCCATGCTGCGTCGATCTACACTAGTTTCTACAAATAGAGCCGGAACTTTATTTGTTTGAATTACACTTACAACATCTCGAATTTGATCTGGTGTACCTTGATTTTCTGAGTTAATTTCCCAAATGTATCCCGTTTTAATATCATATGCTTTTCCAAAGTATTTAAAAGCACCTTCACTAGAGATTAAGAACCGTTTCTCCTCAGGGATTTGATGAATTCTGTTTACTGTCTCATCATGTAACTTTTGAAGTTCTGCTACATAGTTGTCAGCATTTTTAGTATAGAACTCTTTATTTTTAGGGTCTTCTTTAATTAATGCCTTTTTCACATTTTCAGCATATAAAATACCATTTTTAATGTTCATCCATGCATGCGGGTCTGGTTCTTTTTCTAATCCTTTTGTCTCTAAATAAATAGCTTCTACGCCTTCACTTACTTTATAAACCGGTGCATCTTTCTCTGATTTATTTGCCGTTTTTAATAGCTTTTTAAACCACGCTCCACCTTCTTCTAGGTTCAATCCATTGTAAAGAACCATATCTGCATCTGTCATTTTCATAACATCTTTTGGTAGTGGATCATATTCATGCGGGTTAGCTCCAATTGGAACAAGACTATGAATCTCAACTTTCTCTCCGCCAATTTGCTTCACCATATCATATATAATGGAGTATGTAGTTACAACTTTTAATTTTCCACTGCCCTCTTCTTTTCCATTTGTGTTACTAGAACACGCTGTTAATGCAAATACGAAAATACAAAGTATCGATAATACAACATTTTTAAATTTCATTTTTATCCTCCAATCAATTATGACAACTCTGCTCTATTTTTTCTAATTTTGATAGCTCTCCAAAACAAACCTTGTGACGGTGAGAAAAAGAATGCTAATGCGAACAAGAATGTTGCAACAAGAACAATTGTCGCACCTGAAGCAAGATTATAAGAGAAACTAAAATATAACCCTACTACAGATGAAAGTGCACCGATGCCTGCCGCTAAATAAATCATGACCCATAAACGATTTGTTAATAAATACGCTGTAGCCGCCGGTGTGATAAGCATGGCAACAACTAGAATAATTCCAACAGTTTGAAGGGATGCGACTGTCACCATTGTAAGAAGAATCATTAAGCCATAATGAATCCATTTGTTCGGCAATCCATAACTTTGCGCCATTGTTGGATCAAAAGTGGATACGAGTAATTCTTTGTAAAACAGCATGACAAGGCCAATAATAACTACTCCAATAATAAGTGTCATCCACATATCGGAAGAACGGACTGATAGGACGTTCCCGAATAAAATATGATATAAATCTGAACTACTCTTCATAAAGGTAATTAAAATAATCCCTACAGCAAATACAGATGTGAACATAATCCCTATCGCCATATCATGTTTAATACGACTATTTTGACTTACAAAACCAATTCCAACTGCAGTAATAACACCTGTTAAAACAGCTCCTATGAAATAGTTCATTCCAATCATATAAGAAAGCGCTACTCCAGGAAGAACGGCATGTGAAATGGCATCACCCATTAATGCCATACCTCGTAAAATAATAAAACACCCAATGACACCACAGATAATTCCTACCATAACGGAAGTTAACAACGCCTTCTGCAGAAAACTGTACTGCGTTAATGCATCTATAAATTCTACAATCTTCATGATGAATGTACCTCCGCCGCATTATTAAACAATATTCCTTGATTCACATATGCTTTTGACATAACAGTTGGTTCTAACACTTGTCGTACTTCCCCATAATGAATTAAACTTTTATTCAATAATAGTAATTTATCAAAATACGATTCTGCTTTACTTAAATCATGATGTACAACAACGATTGTTTTTCCTTCTTTACGTAACTCCCTAAGAATTTTAATAATGGTTTCTTCACTTGTTACATCTATTCCAACAAATGGTTCATCTAAGAAGAATATTTCCGCCTTTTGCGCTAAAGCTCTCGCCAAAAAGACACGTTGTTGTTGTCCACCTGAAAGC
This genomic window from Bacillus anthracis str. Vollum contains:
- a CDS encoding metal ABC transporter permease, which translates into the protein MKIVEFIDALTQYSFLQKALLTSVMVGIICGVIGCFIILRGMALMGDAISHAVLPGVALSYMIGMNYFIGAVLTGVITAVGIGFVSQNSRIKHDMAIGIMFTSVFAVGIILITFMKSSSDLYHILFGNVLSVRSSDMWMTLIIGVVIIGLVMLFYKELLVSTFDPTMAQSYGLPNKWIHYGLMILLTMVTVASLQTVGIILVVAMLITPAATAYLLTNRLWVMIYLAAGIGALSSVVGLYFSFSYNLASGATIVLVATFLFALAFFFSPSQGLFWRAIKIRKNRAELS
- the mntA gene encoding manganese ABC transporter substrate-binding protein/adhesin MntA is translated as MKFKNVVLSILCIFVFALTACSSNTNGKEEGSGKLKVVTTYSIIYDMVKQIGGEKVEIHSLVPIGANPHEYDPLPKDVMKMTDADMVLYNGLNLEEGGAWFKKLLKTANKSEKDAPVYKVSEGVEAIYLETKGLEKEPDPHAWMNIKNGILYAENVKKALIKEDPKNKEFYTKNADNYVAELQKLHDETVNRIHQIPEEKRFLISSEGAFKYFGKAYDIKTGYIWEINSENQGTPDQIRDVVSVIQTNKVPALFVETSVDRRSMETVSKETNVPIAGTIFTDSLGKSGEDGDTYLKMMKWNIDTIINGLQK